The following coding sequences are from one Mastomys coucha isolate ucsf_1 unplaced genomic scaffold, UCSF_Mcou_1 pScaffold9, whole genome shotgun sequence window:
- the Tmem254 gene encoding transmembrane protein 254 isoform X2: protein MGTATGAGYFQRGSLFWFTVITVSFGYYTWAVFWPRSIPYQSLGPLGSFTKYLVDHYHTHLRNGYWLAWLIHIGESLYALVLCKRKGITDGQARLLWFLQTFLFGIASLSILLAYRPKRQKRN from the exons ATGGGGACGGCCACAGGCGCCGGCTACTTCCAGAGGGGCAGCTTGTTCTGGTTCACAGTCATCACCGTCTCCTTCGGCTACTACACG TGGGCTGTATTCTGGCCTCGGAGTATCCCGTATCAGAGCCTTGGGCCCCTGGGTTCCTTCACAAAGTACTTGGTGGACCACTATCACACCCACCTAAGGAATGG GTATTGGCTTGCTTGGCTAATTCACATAGGAGAGTCCTTGTATGCCTTGGTATTATGCAA GCGTAAAGGAATCACAGATGGCCAGGCTCGGCTCCTCTGGTTCCTACAGACTTTTCTGTTTGGAAtagcctctctctccatcctgctTGCTTACAGACCAAAGCGCCAAAAACGCAATTAA
- the Tmem254 gene encoding transmembrane protein 254 isoform X1, translated as MVVAKSEARRDPTAYFRVARPWPLLITSLGLGYFAWAVFWPRSIPYQSLGPLGSFTKYLVDHYHTHLRNGYWLAWLIHIGESLYALVLCKRKGITDGQARLLWFLQTFLFGIASLSILLAYRPKRQKRN; from the exons ATGGTGGTGGCGAAGTCGGAGGCCCGTAGGGACCCCACTGCATACTTCCGTGTAGCCAGACCCTGGCCTTTGCTGATCACCTCCCTGGGGCTGGGCTACTTCGCG TGGGCTGTATTCTGGCCTCGGAGTATCCCGTATCAGAGCCTTGGGCCCCTGGGTTCCTTCACAAAGTACTTGGTGGACCACTATCACACCCACCTAAGGAATGG GTATTGGCTTGCTTGGCTAATTCACATAGGAGAGTCCTTGTATGCCTTGGTATTATGCAA GCGTAAAGGAATCACAGATGGCCAGGCTCGGCTCCTCTGGTTCCTACAGACTTTTCTGTTTGGAAtagcctctctctccatcctgctTGCTTACAGACCAAAGCGCCAAAAACGCAATTAA
- the LOC116085162 gene encoding homeobox protein ceh-36-like — MEEKDNRSKARKGYGSGHSRQRHKFTKEELKRLKQEFECTPYPDFTTKDELAQQFQCDMSVIYNWFQNKRARLPLELKDKISAMRRMSKCQDSMLTGHQDTQIQEASGERYSSFDPVAQSTGMGSIGTVAYQEATGSGFSFNRPMNFTLPPVSEQYYMGGQPETQESQYSAFSRADYVPCMQGQRQMDCNYSPMLPGQQQNTWKSQQPLQHPQSYQGSANWFIVHQSQRDLGQQVSSLPLDHQEQFDPSNGDVAGSWMLLCQQQSMFHQMPLWLHGQQGTADGCTPQESSSPVKTHPANNSQASGT, encoded by the exons atggagg AAAAAGACAATCGCAGCAAAGCAAGAAAGGGATATGGAAGCGGACACTCAAGACAAAGACATAAATTTACCAAAGAAGAACTGAAGAGACTTAAACAAGAATTTGAATGCACTCCTTATCCAGATTTCACAACCAAGGACGAGCTGGCACAGCAGTTTCAATGTGACATGAGCGTGATTTAT aACTGGTTTCAGAATAAAAGAGCCAGGTTGCCACTAGAATTGAAAGACAAGATTTCTGCCATGAGAAGAATGTCCAAGTGCCAAGACTCCATGCTTACAGGTCACCAGGATACCCAGATCCAGGAAGCTTCAGGTGAACGCTACAGCTCATTTGACCCTGTGGCCCAAAGCACTGGAATGGGATCAATTGGCACTGTGGCGTATCAAGAGGCCACTGGAAGTGGATTTTCTTTCAACAGACCAATGAATTTTACCCTTCCCCCTGTGTCCGAGCAGTATTATATGGGTGGCCAGCCTGAGACCCAGGAAAGCCAATATTCCGCGTTCTCTCGTGCTGACTATGTTCCTTGTATGCAggggcaaaggcagatggattgtAACTATTCCCCAATGCTCCCAGGACAGCAGCAGAATACCtggaaatcccagcaaccactgcAGCATCCTCAGAGCTACCAAGGGAGTGCAAACTGGTTCATAGTGCACCAGAGTCAGAGAGACTTAGGGCAGCAGGTGTCCTCCTTACCCTTAGATCATCAGGAGCAATTTGATCCAAGTAATGGAGATGTGGCAGGCTCTTGGATGCTCCTTTGCCAGCAGCAGTCAATGTTCCACCAAATGCCTCTTTGGCTACATGGGCAGCAAGGGACAGCTGACGGCTGTACTCCTCAGGAGAGCAGCAGTCCTGTCAAAACACACCCAGCCAACAATTCACAAGCTTCAGGAACTTAG